The Periplaneta americana isolate PAMFEO1 chromosome 16, P.americana_PAMFEO1_priV1, whole genome shotgun sequence genome segment GCTGCTTTCGTTGCTCCATGTGACAACATAGCTATGTGTTGTAAATATGAAAGTTCTTTTTGTGAAGCAAATTATGGATATTccgtttttttttgggggggggggctccATTTACACATATTTGTGGCATTTCTGTCTgacaacattattattttattggttggGGCCGCACACATAGATATTCTTATCGCGGGCTAAGTAGttgcttccggtggatgatcagcaaactaacgtttttcgtattcataaaccagcgttAGCGATAGTGCGCGTGCTAAGCTGGGTTTGGCGGGCTAAATTTGAGATCTCGTCAGTATGGTCtggatcagtgttgccaactggacggaaattccgtcgaaattgacggaatttcaacgtagcggacgggaaaaaaatggctttgacgggtgacggattttctggcgggaattacgatttacatcgtctttcgacatttttagctgctgccatttttaattgtttcatttttgggagattttactttttatttgaacagccctgtGCCGTACTATTTTTAAGAATGTCCTGTTTCAAATTTGCTCGTAATCAAGTCAATGttgagtaataattattttaatcagaaTTAGTAAGTAATttgtgttaatatatatatatatatatatatagggtattatttttttttaattttgacggattctgacggatttccaggtgttatactgacgggggatacaatttatgtgttggcaacactggtctggATCGCTTTTTAAGATGCAATCAAGAAGGCAGTGGGTTGTTTAGAAAGCTGATCTGGCTTAGGAAGATGGCTGATTATGATGTCTTGAATGTAAGTGACGTACGTCGAATTCGTGATATGAGACGCAAGAGGAAGAGGTACTTACCTAGACTGGACATATTTAGAAACTACGACGATGTAAATTTTAGGAATAGGTATCGATTCACAAAGGAAAATGCAAGAAGAGTAATAGAGTTGGTACGTCCCACCTTGTACGAGAATGAAGACAATCGCGGATTGTCAATTCCAATTGAGACGCAAGTGTTAACTGCACTTCGTTATTATGTTAGATCTGGCTACCAAGACAACACAGCCGACTTACACAACATTAGTCAAGCTTCTGCAAGCCGTATAATAACGAATGTGTCAGCAGCAATCGCTGGACTTGCGCCTTATTACGTACGTTTTCccagtgaagagaaacgaatatcaACAGCGAGAAAGTTTTACGACATAGCAAGATTTCCTCAGGTAATTACATTTCacgatttaaatattttatgtgaatGCTTACCTTAGAGAAATTTGGACTGTACTGGTAACTTAATTTTAGTAACGTACCATATAACCTATTGCGATATTTGATCTTTTTTAGGTTATTGGCGCCATAGATGGCACGCACATACCTATAACAAATCCAGGAGGAGAACTGTCACAAATATATATGAACCGAAAGGGATGGTATTCCCTAAACGTTCAGGTACGTACGTACTGTAAATGAAATTACACTCCGTATGTAGACCTAGGTTCAAATTTTGTTCAAAGTAGggctgaggtagttccggtgatttcgaTAGTGAAAATCGTTGATTTAATAGATATTTTTGTAAAGATGCAGTTGGTGATACATGCAAGGCATTATAAAAGTCAAAACTAACCCAACGTAatttgtcacagattcgtatatgtaaggtgtataagcagagggAACTACCTAAGTACTAGTTTAGTCAAATAGGTGCATAATACACGACTCCttatcaacatcataggttatttaCCGTTTGAATGAgataaaagtgataatgccggtgaaataagtccgggtccagcaccgaaagttatccagcatttgctcatgttgggttcagggaaaaccccggataaattacaacaaggtaacttgccccgaccgggaatcgaactctggtcacctgatttcgcggccagacgcgctaaccgttactccacaggtgtggactcttagaattagtacgatccacttccactagatagtaaccgacacgattggcaggGCCGGCAATACTAGAAAACGAAATGACACTAATTGTGAGGAATGTTAcgacaggtgtgtagtattatgtgacaggttaggttaggtttgattaggtatgtagtatgagtttaggttaggtttgattaggtgtgtaatatcatcgctgtgttggcaacactgaaactcactcttacattaaggaaataaggcgcattcttcgttcacgcacgacgtTTTTGGCatataaggtacgtatttagggcgggttgggtgggcttacagctttcccagtgatcacatcaatttctattaATCAATACTATAAGTCCAAGGcaatttcaaggtattttatcaagttcctatagtggctgggacataagatTCACCgagtcgtgaaataacctaaaaaaactaattctaaGAGGAATATggtgactttcataataattacattttacatatttcatgatatactaaatgtgttaatgtagtaattctATATAGGGTTAATGCACCAATAGTTGACCGTTTAGTGAAAGTATATActacaatataattttaattaaaggaTATTTACAAATAAGAATTGAAATTATCAGTAATGATTCCCTTAAGATTACACAAATGAATGGTACTGGAAAATGTAGGATACATATTAAATGGTTTGAGAAAAAAAACATTCTTGAAGCAATGCGTTAACTCACCAGTAGCTGACCATTGCATCCCAGTTGTTGAACAGTAATGTTCCAGTACTTGACCAGAATACATATTTGAAGATTACATAACAATTTAAGACATTATAAAGCAACTAATTAATTCAGTCACTATCACTAGGTTGCAAAACCTTTCAGTCACACAAAACAACAgtatataatacaaaaatttgCTTAGACATGAAGGGCTTATTTTTCTTTCACATCTATTTTACTTTGGAAACGGTAACAAATTCTGTCCTGTGTCTTTTCAATCATAGGTTGTGGTAGAACAGTTATAACATCATCATAACTGCtacaaaaatatcatctaactGTAATTTGAAAACAAGTTCAGAACTTACAGATTTACAACCCATAACACTCAACtcagatttatttttcatttcttgaaCAATGCAGACATATCTAACGGAtggtatttctttttccagacatGACTCTGACCCATACAAAAGCTCCTggaattacatttttctttgtagCAGGATTACCAATATACACATTGCTTGCCTCATCATCACTAGTTGTAAATACACTGTCATCTGAGGTATCTTGCAGTTCCATAATACCATCTTCATTGGAAGTTTCATTCTCGTCACATTTTTTCCTCTTAGACAAATTTGTTACTGGTGTAGGCTTATCTTGgtttaatttcatcttcagtgTTCTTGCTTTCTTTGCCTTTTCCTTTTGTTGCTTCTCATCTTCCTTGTCCTTCCAGTATTTCAACCATTCCGAAGAGGTAGCAGCATGAGGTAGTCGTAGTTTCTTTCTTGTGGTTTTGGATTTTTGTGGTGATTCTGTTGGCCAAATAATGTGTTCGCAAATGCAGGACTAATACCTTCTTTTGATTTGGTTGCTGTTGAAATTGGTGTTGTAGTAGGCCTAGATGGTGTTGAAGGAAGAGTTTTTGAAGTAGATGGCATTGAAGGAGGCATTTTTGAAGTGGATGGTGCTGAAGTATCATGTAAGTCACAGCTGTCAGATATcccatttccatttttttccttttgaATTTTATTTGCATCGGAGTTGTTCATATCAGAGTGGTTTGCCTGCTGCATAGCTCTCTTCCGAAGTTTAAGCCCTAGATTGAACAGTTCCCGTGCGGATTCTTCACTATTCCAGGTTCCTTCTCCTTCAGCTTCCCTGAACTCTTCTGCCCTTCCTGACTTCATTGCTGATTCGATATATAGAAGGTGCTCAACAGAAAATATGGTAGGTTTGCAGGCAATAATTCCTCTTGCACCATCAGAATGCCGAGATTCATGAGTCATACATCTTTCATAATCCACAGCATCTGGAGAGAAAGGGTATAGACCACATTTTTGGAAACCATTTCTTATAGTATCTGCACTGGCTCTCTCTTGTAATGCCTTCTCCAGTAATGGTCCAAACAGTGCTCAGGtacttattatttgttttccGCTTCCATTCTGCTACTATGTTCGACCAACCTGCTTTTAGACTTCGAAAGACAGACACATCTGCAGGCTGTAGTAGATGAGTTGTGTTAGGCAGGTTCTCCTCTGCTTCAGTCAGAATGGAGGAAGGGCCCATCTTCTTCTCTTCGGgaacttttccttttattttattaattagagTGGAATGTGGCACACCATACAATCTTGTTGCCTTTGTTATACCCTCTCCCTCTCGCACAGCCATTATGGCTTTCACCATGGTCCCTTCTGGATACTTCAAAATTTTCTGTGGTGCCATGGTTTGTTTGTAAGGATAGAATAAACTGATCTAAACAATTACCAATATGGACAACTACTGGTACATCAAGCAGTCCCAGTGCTTGACCACTGCTGGTCAGCTTATGGTAACATGCTAATAAATCCTGTACCAGTACTTGTACACATAACCTataatacttaaaataaataaaattgatattcttGAAAATTCAGGCCCTTCTGGAAGCTATTAACTTATATTTAGCACAACAAGCAAAACAATACTTACATTTTCTTCTGCGGCTGAAGCTTGATATTATAACCTTGTGCTTGACCATGTGCTAACTACAGCAGCTCTCAGTACAGTACACTCTACATTTAGACTTCCTGTATGAATGGAGATGTCACTTCTTGTTATTGGGTGTATTCAATACACTCAAAGCTATGTTCAGAAAAATGATTCCTGAAGGAACAGGTACCTAAGACATCTGGATACttagttaaaatggaatatatatAACATTGGTCAGCTACTGGTGACTGGTGCGCTACTGGTGCACCAACcctatgagtcattccatgtcaaatcgaacacctacgaaacatgacaacttagtatttgctccaatttttttttttttaatatattctattgattaaatgaaataacctgtgtgtaatttttttcggctgacacaattatttagtcatttattaaatgttattttttccgtAAATTAGGgtgcaacgtattatgaaaatggttatactgaagattctgTAAGTCGTAGAAATTCCGTATTTATACTActttaaagtgcaataattgcagtattatatactaatttttagtgttcaatcaaaacATAAAATGGGCCCtttttagggggttatatttttaaaatacgtttttatatGTCAGGGACCTACttctaaaaagataaaaaaaatattattatattctttgaaatgttttacgtagaactgcgttgtTATTAAAATGCTATTCGAATAAGAAGTctctgtgcaaataatttactgatggtgtgttcgggtcAGATAGAGTGAGATCGCGTGCCGGAGCATACAGCTACGATAGCCGCAGCGAGAGTGAGTAATACATTATCGGTCGTGTGCTGTTTctatacgtaaataaacagataacctctagttataaAAGCACGTAATGTCGCTTTaacacttagcagtttccctttaatttatctagcaataattcctaagtctttcaGAGTAGGTATTGTGTTGTGTGcatgtgagtcattccacgt includes the following:
- the LOC138691467 gene encoding putative nuclease HARBI1 isoform X1, translating into MADYDVLNVSDVRRIRDMRRKRKRYLPRLDIFRNYDDVNFRNRYRFTKENARRVIELVRPTLYENEDNRGLSIPIETQVLTALRYYVRSGYQDNTADLHNISQASASRIITNVSAAIAGLAPYYVRFPSEEKRISTARKFYDIARFPQVIGAIDGTHIPITNPGGELSQIYMNRKGWYSLNVQVISDASFQILNVVAQSGGSTHESRIFNESRIKEQFEQDEFGPFILLGDGGYGVQKYLLTPLRNPETQQEQMYNTSHKKTHNVIERCLGCWKGRFRCLTKNIGTSLRTAKNIIVACAVLHNLAVIWKEELEDIYFEEEADNGNGQHEEIMTEEKGHIFRQQFIQQHF